The sequence below is a genomic window from Lycium ferocissimum isolate CSIRO_LF1 chromosome 9, AGI_CSIRO_Lferr_CH_V1, whole genome shotgun sequence.
AATCATTGGGAACAAAGAAGTCCCAATTGTTGAAGTGATGCAAAAAAAAGATACTTCCTAAGATGAACACCCCCTAGGTTTCTGAAATCTATGAAGTGGTCAGTGGTGTACCAACAAAAAGCTTGCAATGATGTTGGCCATACGGTAAGAAGAGCTTTGTAGGTGTCGAAACTATGGGATGGTATTGGCCATAATAGGAGTATTCCTAATATTGATGTAGGTGATTTCCTGTCCTTTAAGAAGTGTAGCAGAAGACTTCTCTGAGAAATTGTTACAAGGGGTTTCTATTTGGTGGTTTCTCTTGTGCATATGCATTAAATGATAGAGGACAGTAGTTGTGGTTAAAGAAATTTGCTTATATTGACTAACTGAGGTcaggtaaaataattttgtcctCCTAAATAAAGAGTTGTTACCCTTTTGAAAGAACTCATAGTGAGTGGGAAACTGGGAAGTATCTTCAATTGTTTCAGCTTATGATACAGAGAATCTTTACAATGTCCTTTTAAGACATCATCTGGTCTGTTGATCTGTTGATCTAGGTGTGAGGGAAGCAACTTGAAATACTTTAGCTGGTCATAGTAACAACCATGGTACATGCTTTTGTTAATGTGCAAAAGGTTATGCTTAGCGGTACTCTATGTGCAAAAGGTTATGCTTAGAACTTTCTTGATCGTGGTTTGTTGTTTTGCTTTATTAGTTCACTATTATGAAGTGGCGGTAATTTGTTTTCTTATCTAGATTTTTTGGGTGTTTTATTGAGTTATTGCTTATTTGGTGGACTATCATGAAAACCAAAAACTGAGATGCCTATGGAAGGAGATTTTGGTGCTTTAGCTTAGACAGATGGAGTAATTAAGTATTTTAGATGATTAGTTAGTATTGGAATGGATCTGAAGAGAGTGGAATGGATATAGAGGATTCATAGTTGATCTCAGCTAATTTGGGATGAAGAGTAGTTGATTAATTACCTCAGCGTGATTTGCTCGTGGGATGGTTGCctttttttaatatctaaaCTGATATTGTTCATTTACGATTGCTAGATGAAGTTGGAATTAAGGCGAACCGCGCATCTAGAGAAAGTTATTGAGGAAATAAGGGAGTAAAAATACTGTTTAGAATCAAATACTGCAATGTCCAGGAACAGAAGTCCTAAGCAACAAAAATCTTAGAAAGTTTGAGGTCAATCAGAATCTTGGAATGTGCTGAGGCGGAAATACTACATTATTTGGCTCTTCTAGAGACCTCAGGTGCTTAAGCCTGTAGAAGAAAATCAGGAGATTCCTATCAACCTAAGCCTTGGTGGGCATAGTTACACGGTACCTGTGCTGGTGGGAGGAGGTAGTAGGTATCCAGTAGAATAGTTGATGTGCGTGTAAATTGCGCCGAACACCACCATTGTCAAAGAAAATCAGGAAGTTTAAGGGAGTTGGGACCCTCTATGTGGAGATTGAGATGTTTAACGTTGTACAATATGGAGAGGAAGTTCCTGCAGCCTGCAATGAGGTAAAGAAAATTTCAAGGATTGATGCACATGATACAAGATAATTATTCCTTGGTTCTCAGTAGCCTATAGTCACCCTCTATTACTGTAAAATGGCTATGTTTCGGTTATAATGTAGTTgattgtacaaaaaaaaaaaaaaggaaagataaaATGATAATTCAGGTAATGTTGCAGAAAAAGTTAAATCTCTTCATGATGACTTGGTACAGATGATGACACTATAAGTTTCGCTACTTTGAAATTATTCCTTTTGTTAAATATACTATAAGTTCTTTTATCTGATATGATGGCTGTGTCAAATATATTTCTCACGAGTTGAAGAGTTCCTGAATCAAGCGGAACAAGattattatattgggtatgttgcTGATTTCTTCTTTTGGGTAGCAGCTTTAGTATTAACTATTAATCTACTTTTACTTTGATATTTGTCCCAACAAATTCAATCTTTATTTATGGCGTCATAAGTTGTCGTTTGGATTAGAAAAGtgaatatgatgtgatatattgttCTTCCTTTGTAGCTCAACTGTTCAGGACAAATAATTCTTCATGTAGTCTCATGGTTTGCTGGCGAGCTCCTAAGGTGATGAATCTGAAGATATCAAAGATATTATTgaggaagatgatgatgacgagAATAAAGAAGAGGTGATGGAAAAGAAGGTaagatttgttttttttctgCTTTTATAAAGTGATTCAAGTTTTTCCCGTTTACCTAAGTTGGGATATTCACGTGAAAGAGGGTTCttagatttttacatattctGTTTGATATTCTGTTTGCAAGGTAAAAGTTGATGTGTTGTCTCTTCTTAGCTGCTGCATGTTAATAGAAGGGTgttataaccaaaaaaaattgcttttaaGAGTTAATTTAAGAGTGTGTTGTTCTCACATCAAAGGCTTGAATCATTGAAAAGAGGGGGCTATAAAACAGCAAAGCCACAAATGAAGTAACTCTTCTATTCATTCTTTTGTCCTACTGCTTCATATATTCAATGGTTTTTATTTAAATCAtactatttcatgaaatttttgtaATATCCATGAAATCATCTATGTGCCGTGTAGTCATCGGTTTTACCACCAGAATACCTATGAGATTGTGGTCAGCCGATTTGGTTTATTGTTTTCATCTCCATAACTTAAAAGTCGGTTTACTTTTGGGATCTCTGCAAATTTTTGAACGATTAAACCCACAAACCCATCTCTCCTTTCCTTTCCTCTCATAGTTACCCAGGTTTAACAGAGCTCAGTTCAAAGTAACATTATAGGAAAAGAACGACGGCGATCAGACAAAGTCGAATGGTTGTAAGTCGAAGGACAGAGGAACTGAAAATGATAGGCATGGAGGTAAACATAAGCTCTCTCATTGATTTCTCCCTTTAGTTCCCCGTTTCTCAATGTTTTTCGGCAATCTgtttattttgtgtatttatgtaatGGTTTATCCTAGGAtgctttttgtttttgaatttaTTGTTTCCTTGTTCTGCTTCGTATATATTTGTTGATTTGTTTTTGTAAGTCTTTATTGTTTAATGCATTCGATTGTTGCTAATGGGACCTTAGTGGGTGATTTGTTAGTTTTTTGTTCTTTTAGATAGTCTCTTGTCGGGTTTCCTACATGCATGTTAGTACATTTCTCCAATTCGCTATGCATGTTCGGAACTAGACACTTGGGTGCATGATTTTGGATATTAAAGATAGATGTGTGATCTTTTCTATTGTTAGTGAAACTTAGTTCTTTTTTCCCCTGTTCAATAATGAAAATACATCTTATCAAAGGGAAAATAATATTGATAGCCCAAAAGGaaattttcacatgtatatgctCATGTGACTGTGTCGACTTCCTAATAATCACTGATCCTTAGAACTCAATGAGAACACAAAAAGTCTCTCTAAACATATATTCCAAATGAAATGCAGTAATGTACTTATGCTCCCCAATTTTATTCAGTTCCTTTCAAATTACTTGTGTTTTGTATTAGAGTTGGAAAGTAagttattttccctttttttaaagaTCAACAAAAGACAGTTTATTATAAGTCCTGACTTTGAAGACTTAATCGGACCACAGGAAACAATAGACTGTACAAGTATTATGCAAATGATGTTTAAACTGCAATGGTTAAAAGTTAGAAAGCAATTGCAAGTTCAATTCGAATTGGCACTTGCCGGATTTTTATCTCTTATTCGTTCAAATTGAACACAGATGGCAGCAGGAAGACTGAGGGACCAATTGGGGCTGGTGGAATTTGTAGAGATCATCTAGGTAATTTGATCATGGCATTCCAGCAATCTCTGGGAACTGGTAGCAGCAATCTAGCCAAGGCAAAGGCAGCTATGATAGGTCTTAAGTGGTGCAAGGAGTACGGTGTACCTTGGTTATTACAAGAAGTTTTCAATGAAAGTCGGAAGGTAATCGATGAAAGTAATTGCATCATTCAACATTGTTATAGAGAAGGAAATCAAGTGGCGGATGCATTGGCAAAGGCAAGTTTGATAATACCAAACCAAGTTTCTCATTCGGCGAATGACTTGCCTAGCTATGCTAAAGGTCCTTATAGGCTTGACTGGATAATGATGCCATCTTTTAGATACAAGCACAAGAAGCACCAGTTTGTTTAAATCAGTTGTTTAGTTTCCAGGTTGCCCCTCATATCCCTCTATCTTTTTGTATATGTTTACCGGAGGGCACTTGGTTTTTAATGTTATTCCTTCTTATGTATAGCTGCTATATATTGGGACTATGGATTCTTGGAAATCCTGCCAGTTTGTACATAATTTTTGGTAATGATATAAAGGGCCACGCCACCATACGGCGTAGttgcattaaaataaataaaaaatggttTAGTTATTCGTTCAATCTATTTTGCATTGTCTGATCAGTAGTTGGAACTTGGAAGTTAAGTTTGTTTCTAGAGTGTATTCTTCTTTCACCATTTATATATTAATGGTTGACAATATTAAATATTCTGATCCAATAGTTAAGGTTTTGATACTGGCCACCGGGTAACCTATGCAGCAGATCTTTACTTTCGACCTTCGTGCTTTTAGTTGGTGCTTTTTTAAAGATAGAGATCAAAGTGAAACCCCATGACAGTACCAGAATTTAAGCTCTGAAACTAATGTAGAACTTTGTTCCTAAATCCAAGAAAAACTATGAAGTGTTAATATGTTGTACACATTTTGCCGAAGTTTCCTTTTTTAGTGTTTTgatattgaatttctttttatcAATCTTGTGAAGTGCTAATAATACAAACTTACAAAGATAGTGTCGGGCATAGGCCCGTGCCTTGCACGGGCACCAATCATCTagttatatataagagggaatgtgaggacttttgtagtcctcacaataatttcccaaatttttaaaaactttttcattaattacttttatgtcctaattttatttatttaagtcaattctttgtttttagttttaaaatcctacttttcaaaaatttatcgaGTACatgacttttgtagtccttacaataattttcaaatttttttaaaactttttaattaattactttttagtcctaatcttatttatttatgtcaatttttttgtttgttttttaaagtctacttttcaaaatttatcaaaccctacctcatttttcacgttcttgattttcgattggtgctcgatatccgttccgagcccaattaatccgtaTAATTCGCACTTATCGCGCCTATTAGGGAAgcttcctcaaaaaaaattttttcatgtccatgttcgaacccctaatcctaATTAAGAGAGGACGGCTCCATctcgcacaagttaaattacgtatttgtcttaaaagttcattaactatgtatagattatttatttagaactaaataacttcgtAAAATTAgtgatacataagttataatttcatcaaaatggaagttaaaatattaaagtagtggaatgaaaattttgcttttatatagcTCCACTCACCAAAGGACTTCTGAtaggtatatggttgttgttgttgttgttgttgttgttgtacacttgtactaacacaaattatatttctttagctTAAAAATCCTCTGCTTTTTATATCACTTAGTTTGGGCAAGACCATGTACCACATAACTAGTATGTGTAATAAGAGACAATCCAAATATTTTGTCGTCCTTGGTTGGATTCCAACCAG
It includes:
- the LOC132029673 gene encoding uncharacterized protein LOC132029673, which gives rise to MEKKEKNDGDQTKSNGCKSKDRGTENDRHGDGSRKTEGPIGAGGICRDHLGNLIMAFQQSLGTGSSNLAKAKAAMIGLKWCKEYGVPWLLQEVFNESRKVIDESNCIIQHCYREGNQVADALAKASLIIPNQVSHSANDLPSYAKGPYRLDWIMMPSFRYKHKKHQFV